The Pirellulales bacterium genome includes the window CACTCGATCGCATTCAGGCTGATTATCCCGCCATCACGCAAGGAGGCAGTTTTCCGCTATCGACGCTGACCTACGGCCCCGCGTTCGAAATGCTGTCGCAAGAACTGCTGGGACCGGCCATGCGGGCCGCCTTTGCGGAAAAATTTAAGATGGACCTGCTGGGCCGGCCGGCCACGCTTACGGTGCGGGGCTATTGCCGAGCGAAAGACGGCAAAATTCATGTCGACAGCAAAACCAAACTGATCACGGTGCTGTTGTACCTCAACGCACCCTGGGAAGCGCCCGGCGGGCGTCTACGGTTGCTCAGGGACGAACACGATATCGAAAACTACTTTGCCGAAGTGCCGCCGGAACAGGGAACCCTGCTGTGCTTCCGCAATGGGCCAAACGCTTGGCACGGACACAAATCGTTTGACGGGCAGCGGCGCGTGTTGCAATTGAACTGGGTGGTCGACGAAGCCGCTGCCAATGCCTCCAGCCGACGCCATGCGGTGTCGGCATTTTTCAAACGGTTACGGCCATTCCGGCGCGTGGCGTGAGTACGAAAAAGCCGCGTATCCTTCGGCTGTGCAGGCTTATCATGAAGCCTCTTGGCCGGATTGCGGAAGAGATCGTTTAGCCGGCTTTTTGTAAGCCGAACTTGTAGAGATACGGATTCAACGTCGGATCGTTGTACATTTTGATTTGCCGGTAGAGCTTGAACCGTTTGCGCCCGGCAAAGATGTCTTCCAGCAATTCGGCCAGCGCCGTCGATAAATCATCATACTGTGCATACAGAATCTCCAGCCTGTCACACACTTTGGCCACATGCCCCGCATCGACATCGTGGCGCTCCAACTGTTCCTGCATGTGATAAATGCGCAGTGTTAAAATCGACAAGCGGTCAATGGCCTGGCCCGGCGTTTCGGTATTTTGCCGAGCGGCGTCGGCAGGCACTACGCCATGAGATGCTAAATCGTGCATCAGATACTCGTCGATTTTTTCGATCGCATCGTTGCGCTGTTGGTTGTAACGATCGATAGCGCGCTTGACCGCGGCGATCTGCGCATCGCCCACGTCCGGGCTACGGGCAATATCTTCCTCGTGCCACAACAGAAAATTGAATTTATGCTGCTCGCAAACCACGTACAGAAAATCGTGGTGCGGATTTGCAACGGCTTGCTCGTGCCACAGTTTTGTGGTGTTTTGATGCAGGCTCGTGATTTGGTTCACATCGAGCATGGCAATGCGAGGAAATCGGTGAACTGCCAAGGGATTGATTGAAATCAAACCGTAACGGGTTGGGGATTGTAGATAAGCCGGGCTCGTTTTCACAAGAGCAATCGCAGCCGGCTGGCAAACTGGCAGATGGCAGAACCAAACGGCAATTCTACTTGTTGAATGCGATAATAATTGTCTCTTTCACCGCGCGGATCGGCTTCGTAGAATGAAAATATGCTCCCCGAACGTCGATCTACAGACAACCGATCCCCCCGCGCCAAGCGGGTGATCTTCGGCGCGAATGTTTCGGGCCAATCGGTATTTCTGGCCTGTGTATTGATCGTTGGCGCCGGGGTGGCGGGCTACATTTTGTTTGCCGAAACTTTGGGCCGGGCCACTGCGGCGCCCAACGACATCAAGCTGGAAAACATTCCGTTCGACGGCGCCCAGGCTTACGAGTATCTCAAGCAGCTTTGCGATTTGGGTCCGCGACCGCCCGGATCGCAGGCCATGCTTGCGCAGCAAAAGCTGCTGATCGATTACTTCCAAAAACTGGGCGCCACAGTCATTAAACAGGAATTTCGGGGCCGAGATCCGCTAAGCGGCGCAGCGCTGCCGATGACGAATTTGATTATTCAATGGCATCCGGATCGGAAGGAGCGCGTGCTGTTGTGCGCACATTACGACACGCGGCCATTTCCGGATCACGATCGCCGCAATCCGCGCGGCCGTTTCGTCGGCGCCAACGACGGAGCCAGCGGCGTGGCCGTTTTGATGGAATTGGGCAAAGCCATGCCGAAGTTTTCCGGCCCGTATGGCGTCGATTTTGTCTTGCTAGACGCGGAAGATTTGACGTATTGGGATTTGACCTCGGGCGTCAATACCGGGAACTTTTGCGTGGGGTCGGAGTATTTTGCGCGGATGTATGCGGCTGATCCGCCGCCGTACAAGTATCGAGCGGCCGTGCTGTTGGATATGGTGGGAGGCATAAACTTGCGATTGCCCAAGGAAGGACACAGCGTAGCGTGGGCCGACAGCAACCCAATCACCAGCGGTATTTGGGACACCGCGGCGCGGTTGAAAGTGAGAGAGTTTATTCCACAGGTGATGGGCGATATCACCGATGACCACGTAATGTTGCACGACCTGGGGGGCATTCCAGCCTGCGACATCATTTGCGATTTCGGCCCCCAGACCAGTTACCCTCAGTGGCACACGCAAGACGATGATCCGGCGCACTGCTCGCCGCTGTCGCTGGCGAAAGTCGGCTGGGTGCTCACGGAGTGGCTAAAATCGCTGAAATAATGCCAGGCGACTCTCTGCTCAACGCTTCTGCTCGCAGCACTTCCGCCTGAAGGCAAATCACTTCTTTCCCGCCTCGGCCATC containing:
- a CDS encoding DUF4254 domain-containing protein, which codes for MLDVNQITSLHQNTTKLWHEQAVANPHHDFLYVVCEQHKFNFLLWHEEDIARSPDVGDAQIAAVKRAIDRYNQQRNDAIEKIDEYLMHDLASHGVVPADAARQNTETPGQAIDRLSILTLRIYHMQEQLERHDVDAGHVAKVCDRLEILYAQYDDLSTALAELLEDIFAGRKRFKLYRQIKMYNDPTLNPYLYKFGLQKAG
- a CDS encoding 2OG-Fe(II) oxygenase — encoded protein: MSMLDLDAFRRTPLVRKPFDYCIVPRFIKPEPLDRIQADYPAITQGGSFPLSTLTYGPAFEMLSQELLGPAMRAAFAEKFKMDLLGRPATLTVRGYCRAKDGKIHVDSKTKLITVLLYLNAPWEAPGGRLRLLRDEHDIENYFAEVPPEQGTLLCFRNGPNAWHGHKSFDGQRRVLQLNWVVDEAAANASSRRHAVSAFFKRLRPFRRVA
- a CDS encoding M28 family peptidase, encoding MLPERRSTDNRSPRAKRVIFGANVSGQSVFLACVLIVGAGVAGYILFAETLGRATAAPNDIKLENIPFDGAQAYEYLKQLCDLGPRPPGSQAMLAQQKLLIDYFQKLGATVIKQEFRGRDPLSGAALPMTNLIIQWHPDRKERVLLCAHYDTRPFPDHDRRNPRGRFVGANDGASGVAVLMELGKAMPKFSGPYGVDFVLLDAEDLTYWDLTSGVNTGNFCVGSEYFARMYAADPPPYKYRAAVLLDMVGGINLRLPKEGHSVAWADSNPITSGIWDTAARLKVREFIPQVMGDITDDHVMLHDLGGIPACDIICDFGPQTSYPQWHTQDDDPAHCSPLSLAKVGWVLTEWLKSLK